One Edaphobacter lichenicola DNA window includes the following coding sequences:
- a CDS encoding M23 family metallopeptidase, translated as MLPARKRTLLPAITLLAATILSVTPPASATTNYQDLNHDNASILITPSQLMNGSPYLLTVTLPNRALSVTGNWQSHPISFFSNSDRRTWFALAGVDVELSPGSYPLIIEAALKDGTHQTLHQQLTIETAPYLQVPLTVPDKFVEPDPKALKQIAADKIVKDKTFASSASKPQWTGNFLPPLRLAPESDSFGNQRLFNGKIASVHRGLDYHAKLHTPVAAINSGRVVLARPLYFEGGCVVIDHGLGLMSVYMHLSKIEVTAGRRVRRGQIIALSGASGRATGPHLHLGVRWQGSYLDPAKLFEIQMPPRPK; from the coding sequence ATGCTCCCCGCCCGAAAAAGAACTCTCCTGCCAGCCATCACACTCCTCGCAGCGACGATCCTCTCCGTCACTCCTCCAGCCAGCGCCACCACCAACTACCAAGACCTCAACCACGACAACGCCTCCATCCTCATCACGCCCTCACAACTGATGAACGGATCACCCTATCTCCTCACCGTCACCCTGCCGAACCGAGCCCTCTCCGTCACCGGCAACTGGCAGTCTCATCCCATCTCCTTCTTCTCAAACTCCGATCGCCGCACCTGGTTCGCGCTCGCCGGCGTCGACGTCGAACTAAGCCCCGGCAGCTACCCCCTGATCATCGAAGCCGCTCTCAAGGACGGAACCCACCAGACACTGCATCAGCAACTGACCATCGAGACCGCACCCTACCTGCAGGTTCCCCTCACCGTGCCAGACAAGTTCGTCGAACCCGACCCCAAAGCGCTCAAGCAGATCGCCGCCGACAAAATAGTCAAAGACAAAACCTTCGCCTCTTCCGCCTCAAAACCGCAATGGACCGGAAACTTCCTCCCGCCCCTCCGTCTCGCGCCCGAGTCCGACTCCTTCGGCAACCAGCGCCTCTTCAACGGCAAGATCGCCAGCGTCCATCGCGGCCTGGACTATCACGCCAAACTCCACACCCCCGTAGCCGCCATCAACTCAGGTCGCGTCGTTCTCGCACGTCCGCTCTACTTCGAAGGAGGCTGCGTCGTCATCGACCATGGCCTCGGCCTTATGAGCGTCTACATGCATCTCTCGAAGATCGAAGTCACCGCAGGCCGCCGCGTTCGTCGAGGCCAGATCATCGCCTTGAGCGGCGCCTCGGGCCGCGCCACCGGCCCACACCTTCACCTCGGCGTGCGCTGGCAGGGCAGTTATCTCGACCCAGCAAAACTATTCGAAATCCAGATGCCGCCCAGACCAAAATAA
- a CDS encoding DUF4126 domain-containing protein: MSFSPANITALVIAASFAAGLNIYATVLTLGILARTQWVALPPGLDSLGHTWVLVVCGIMFAIEFVADKIPAFDMIWNALHTVVRIPIAALVAYHASSQLSPQMQVLATAIGAAVALAAHGSKTALRAAVTPSPEPVSNIALSSTEDVAAVGLTWFATHHPMAAASIAVLLLVAALLAARALLRAIQRPLRRLLGTDLEEAQSPAKPLP; encoded by the coding sequence ATGAGCTTCAGTCCAGCCAATATTACGGCGCTTGTGATTGCTGCCAGCTTTGCGGCTGGCCTGAATATCTATGCCACCGTGCTGACGCTTGGGATTCTGGCGCGTACGCAGTGGGTTGCGCTGCCTCCTGGTCTGGATTCGTTGGGGCACACCTGGGTGCTGGTGGTGTGCGGGATTATGTTCGCGATCGAGTTCGTGGCCGACAAGATTCCGGCGTTCGACATGATCTGGAATGCATTGCATACGGTGGTGCGAATTCCTATTGCTGCGCTGGTGGCGTATCACGCGAGCTCGCAACTGTCTCCGCAGATGCAGGTGCTGGCGACGGCGATTGGAGCTGCGGTCGCGCTGGCGGCGCATGGATCGAAGACGGCTCTGCGGGCTGCGGTGACGCCTAGCCCTGAACCGGTGTCGAATATTGCGCTTAGCTCGACTGAGGATGTGGCGGCGGTGGGGCTGACTTGGTTTGCGACGCATCATCCGATGGCTGCGGCTTCTATTGCGGTTCTGTTGCTGGTGGCGGCTTTGCTGGCTGCCAGGGCGTTGCTGCGGGCGATCCAGAGACCGCTTCGGCGGCTGCTCGGCACCGACCTGGAAGAGGCTCAGAGTCCGGCCAAGCCTCTGCCCTAG
- the dgt gene encoding dGTP triphosphohydrolase, whose protein sequence is MTVDLHRCAVVADPGDLLLTRVYPAPFRPSRTPFQRDRERIVQARAFRRLAGKTQVFTSRASDHFRSRLTHTIEVAQIARAAAAALGLQEDLAETLALVHDIGHPPFGHAGERALDQCLKRHGRGFDHNIHALRIVDHFEQRYAAHRGLNLTLGVREGIIKHSRDYSIEKHPDLTGLLLDQRPPLEAQLIDLADEIAYLTADLDDGVESGLLEVSHICEHVEIVARCYKTVEREHAGVDEKFLFNEALQLMQNVLTDDLIENTARNTVAIGAESLADVRRHPRRLALFSPEVEAERLQEKQYLYDTLYTCPALEHEHDKAEEVVTALFDYWISDPEELPVNHFESVEKQGLARVVADYIAGMTDSFILLQYAQIKRAVRR, encoded by the coding sequence ATGACAGTCGATCTTCATCGATGCGCGGTCGTCGCCGATCCGGGCGACCTGCTGCTGACTCGTGTGTACCCGGCACCCTTTCGGCCTTCACGGACTCCGTTTCAACGGGACCGGGAGCGGATTGTGCAGGCCCGCGCCTTTCGACGCCTGGCGGGGAAGACACAGGTCTTTACCAGTCGCGCTTCGGACCACTTTCGCAGCCGTCTTACCCACACCATTGAGGTCGCACAGATCGCGCGGGCGGCTGCGGCGGCGCTTGGTCTGCAGGAAGATCTGGCCGAGACGCTGGCCCTGGTTCATGATATCGGTCATCCGCCGTTTGGACATGCCGGGGAGCGGGCGCTGGACCAGTGCCTGAAGCGTCATGGCCGTGGCTTCGACCACAACATCCACGCCCTGCGCATCGTTGACCACTTCGAGCAGCGGTATGCGGCCCATCGCGGACTCAATCTAACGCTGGGAGTTCGCGAGGGGATCATCAAGCACTCGCGGGACTACAGCATCGAGAAGCATCCGGATCTGACAGGTCTGCTGCTGGATCAGCGACCACCGCTCGAGGCTCAGCTGATCGATCTGGCTGACGAGATCGCCTATCTTACGGCGGATCTTGACGATGGGGTCGAGTCCGGGCTGCTTGAGGTGAGTCATATCTGCGAGCATGTAGAGATTGTTGCGCGTTGCTACAAGACGGTGGAACGAGAACATGCCGGGGTCGATGAGAAGTTCCTGTTCAACGAGGCGCTGCAGTTGATGCAGAACGTTCTGACCGACGATCTGATTGAAAATACTGCACGGAATACGGTTGCCATAGGGGCCGAGTCGCTTGCTGACGTGCGCAGACACCCGAGGCGGCTCGCGCTGTTTTCGCCTGAGGTCGAGGCGGAGCGTCTGCAGGAGAAGCAGTATCTCTACGACACGCTTTACACCTGCCCGGCTCTCGAGCATGAGCACGACAAGGCGGAAGAGGTCGTCACGGCACTCTTCGACTACTGGATCAGCGATCCGGAGGAGCTGCCGGTGAACCACTTCGAGTCGGTAGAGAAGCAGGGTCTGGCTCGCGTGGTGGCTGACTATATCGCTGGAATGACCGACAGCTTCATTCTGTTGCAGTATGCGCAGATCAAGCGGGCTGTTCGCCGGTAG
- a CDS encoding tetratricopeptide repeat protein, whose amino-acid sequence MTLLLRASSIRQLRLIPAAALLFVAHTMVAQAPVASKNLATASAEPDRASSYYHYGLARLYEDMAVNAGRSDYATQAVEQYKLALDADPDSRLLQDGLADLYFKIGRIREAVTAAQDQVNKNPDDIEAHTLLGKVYLRSLGDMQSSQSGQMLQLAIAEYEKLAQLKPNDVETHLLLGQLYGLNHDSGKAEAQFKAAQGIDANSEEVALNMARLYSEQGDPKRAADVLIAIPVDDRSPRVEFALGASYEQLKRNKDAIAAYHRALDAEPDNLDTERGLANALLGDGQLDEALKVLNGIVAAEPQDAQSQIHISEIERRQGHYDEALKTLDKAKPLAPDSLELTYNEALIYDSLGRYDDAIGVLTKLVADSAHPDGKYTDGEKANRSIFLDRLAIIYREENKTADAVAAYKQMASLGGDYVKTGYQGQIDAYRDAHQWKDATATAAEIAKLMPNDHGIQLMYAGQLSDTGAVDQGIALATAQLAATKGTPDERDSHLALAQIYTRLKRYQDASAELTSADALATKPDEKLYVAFLRGALYDRQKQYDLAEAEFRKALAIDPQNATVLNYLGYMLADRGVRLPEALTLIRKAVELDPQNGAFLDSLGWVYYKSGQYALAEENLRKANERISTDPTVHDHLGEVYEKTGNLKMAVTQWERSMTEYARSLPADADPADVAKVQHKLENARVKLAKVGTVSVK is encoded by the coding sequence ATGACCCTTCTTTTACGTGCCTCGTCTATTCGCCAACTTAGGCTGATTCCCGCTGCCGCACTTCTTTTTGTTGCCCACACGATGGTTGCTCAGGCACCAGTTGCTTCGAAGAACCTGGCTACTGCCTCCGCTGAGCCTGATCGCGCATCGTCGTACTACCACTATGGCCTGGCCAGGCTATATGAAGATATGGCGGTCAACGCGGGGCGGTCGGACTATGCGACACAGGCGGTGGAGCAATACAAGTTGGCCTTGGACGCCGACCCCGATTCGCGCCTCCTGCAGGATGGTCTGGCGGACCTTTACTTCAAGATCGGCCGCATCCGCGAGGCGGTGACGGCTGCTCAGGACCAGGTAAACAAGAATCCTGATGATATCGAAGCTCATACTCTGCTGGGAAAGGTCTATCTACGCTCGCTGGGAGACATGCAGAGCTCTCAGTCCGGACAGATGCTTCAACTCGCGATTGCAGAGTACGAGAAGCTTGCTCAACTAAAGCCGAACGATGTGGAGACTCATCTTCTATTGGGCCAATTGTATGGGCTGAATCACGATTCGGGGAAAGCCGAAGCTCAGTTCAAGGCTGCCCAAGGTATTGACGCCAATTCGGAGGAGGTCGCGCTCAATATGGCTCGGCTCTACAGTGAGCAGGGAGATCCGAAGCGCGCCGCCGACGTTCTTATTGCTATTCCTGTTGACGATCGTTCGCCTCGCGTCGAGTTTGCGTTAGGTGCAAGCTACGAGCAGCTGAAGAGGAATAAGGACGCAATCGCTGCCTATCATCGGGCTCTGGATGCGGAGCCCGATAATCTCGATACAGAGCGTGGTCTTGCCAATGCCTTGCTTGGCGATGGTCAACTGGATGAGGCGCTGAAGGTGTTGAATGGCATTGTCGCCGCTGAGCCGCAAGACGCTCAGTCGCAGATCCATATCTCCGAGATTGAGCGGAGACAAGGGCATTACGACGAAGCGCTGAAGACCTTGGATAAGGCCAAGCCGCTGGCTCCGGACTCGCTTGAGCTTACTTACAACGAGGCTCTTATCTATGACTCGCTCGGTCGTTATGACGATGCGATTGGAGTGCTGACCAAGCTGGTGGCTGATTCTGCGCATCCGGATGGAAAGTACACCGACGGAGAGAAGGCTAACCGATCGATCTTCCTCGATCGGTTGGCGATCATCTATCGCGAGGAGAACAAGACTGCAGACGCAGTTGCTGCTTACAAGCAGATGGCCTCGCTTGGCGGTGATTACGTCAAGACCGGCTATCAAGGTCAGATCGATGCCTATCGCGATGCTCATCAGTGGAAGGATGCGACTGCGACTGCTGCTGAGATCGCGAAGCTGATGCCGAACGATCATGGGATTCAGCTGATGTACGCTGGTCAGCTTTCTGATACAGGTGCTGTTGATCAGGGGATTGCGCTGGCGACTGCGCAGCTGGCGGCGACGAAGGGAACTCCTGACGAGCGTGACTCGCATCTGGCTCTGGCCCAGATTTACACTCGCCTGAAGCGCTATCAGGATGCTTCTGCCGAGTTGACGAGTGCTGACGCGCTCGCTACAAAGCCCGACGAGAAGCTCTACGTGGCTTTTCTGCGTGGTGCACTTTATGACCGGCAGAAACAGTACGATCTGGCTGAAGCAGAGTTTCGCAAGGCGCTTGCGATCGATCCGCAGAATGCGACAGTCCTCAACTATCTTGGCTACATGCTGGCTGATCGCGGTGTTCGGCTTCCGGAGGCGTTGACGCTGATCCGCAAGGCGGTTGAGCTCGATCCTCAGAATGGTGCGTTTCTGGATTCGCTTGGCTGGGTTTACTACAAATCCGGTCAATATGCTTTGGCCGAGGAAAATTTGCGCAAGGCGAATGAGCGAATTAGCACCGACCCCACGGTTCACGATCATCTTGGCGAGGTGTATGAGAAGACCGGGAACCTGAAGATGGCGGTGACGCAGTGGGAGCGCTCGATGACCGAATATGCTCGCTCGCTGCCCGCGGATGCCGATCCCGCGGATGTTGCGAAGGTTCAGCATAAGCTCGAAAACGCGCGTGTGAAGCTGGCGAAGGTAGGGACCGTTTCGGTCAAATAG
- the purH gene encoding bifunctional phosphoribosylaminoimidazolecarboxamide formyltransferase/IMP cyclohydrolase: MIEHDAAFLATPTHLRRIRRALLSVTDKTGLVDFARVLASFDVDLVSTGGTARALREAGLPVRDISELTGFPEMLDGRVKTLHPKVHGGILHIRDNAEHMASVAEHQIEPIDMVVVNLYAFEKTASRPGVAFADLIENIDIGGPSMVRSAAKNFADVAIVTSVADYSRLADEMIANSGSLTHATRWRLAKTAFAVTAAYDAGIATALESIETPSGKAIFLSEQLPTTIRVSDPLLKSLRYGENPHQKAALYTDGSEKGVANARQLQGKELSYNNIVDLDACWELVSEFDEPAVAIIKHTNPCGASTGSTVVEAYRRALEADPVSAFGGVIGINREVDAAAAEEISKLFVEAIVAPSFTSDALERFRAKKNLRLLEISSAETPRILKQVSGGLLVQDSDRLRISEGELQIVSKRTPTAEELRALLFAWRVCKHVKSNAIVYARFSGGHGQTVGIGAGQMSRVDAARFGAMKAVLPLNSTVAASDAFFPFADGLEVVAHAGATAVIQPGGSVRDAEVIEAADGLGVAMVFTGVRHFRHG, encoded by the coding sequence ATGATCGAACACGACGCCGCTTTCTTAGCTACTCCAACTCATCTACGGCGGATTCGCCGCGCTCTGCTCTCGGTTACCGACAAAACAGGACTTGTTGATTTTGCGCGAGTTCTCGCTTCGTTCGACGTGGACCTCGTATCAACAGGGGGAACCGCTCGAGCGCTAAGGGAAGCTGGTCTTCCGGTGCGCGATATCAGCGAACTTACCGGATTTCCCGAGATGCTCGATGGCCGTGTGAAGACACTTCACCCGAAGGTCCACGGTGGAATTCTGCATATTCGTGATAACGCTGAACATATGGCTTCGGTCGCCGAGCATCAGATCGAGCCGATCGATATGGTGGTGGTAAATCTCTATGCCTTCGAGAAAACGGCGAGTCGCCCTGGAGTTGCGTTCGCGGACCTGATCGAAAATATCGATATAGGTGGACCTTCGATGGTTCGTTCGGCGGCCAAGAACTTCGCGGATGTGGCGATTGTGACCTCAGTTGCAGACTACTCGCGATTGGCGGATGAGATGATCGCGAACTCGGGCAGTTTGACTCACGCGACACGCTGGAGGCTCGCCAAGACGGCCTTCGCGGTCACTGCAGCCTACGATGCGGGCATAGCGACGGCGTTGGAAAGCATTGAAACTCCAAGCGGCAAGGCGATTTTTTTGTCAGAGCAGCTACCGACGACAATTCGTGTCAGTGACCCTCTTCTCAAATCGCTTCGTTATGGAGAAAATCCCCACCAAAAAGCTGCGCTCTATACAGACGGCAGCGAAAAAGGGGTGGCTAACGCCAGACAGTTGCAGGGTAAGGAACTCAGCTACAACAACATCGTGGATCTGGACGCTTGCTGGGAGTTGGTAAGTGAGTTCGATGAGCCGGCGGTTGCCATCATAAAACACACCAATCCATGTGGGGCTTCGACTGGATCCACCGTTGTTGAAGCCTACCGCCGGGCACTTGAGGCTGATCCGGTTTCGGCTTTTGGCGGAGTGATTGGGATAAACCGCGAGGTAGATGCAGCAGCAGCCGAAGAGATCTCCAAGCTGTTTGTCGAGGCGATCGTTGCACCTTCGTTTACCTCTGACGCGTTGGAGCGTTTTAGAGCGAAGAAGAATCTTAGGCTCCTTGAGATTTCGTCCGCAGAGACTCCACGTATCTTGAAGCAGGTTTCAGGTGGGCTGCTGGTGCAGGATTCCGATCGGTTACGTATCAGCGAAGGAGAGTTGCAGATCGTATCCAAACGAACGCCTACCGCAGAGGAATTGCGTGCTTTGCTCTTTGCGTGGCGAGTTTGCAAACACGTCAAATCGAATGCGATAGTCTACGCTCGGTTTAGTGGTGGGCATGGTCAGACAGTGGGTATCGGGGCCGGCCAGATGAGCCGGGTGGATGCAGCTCGCTTCGGCGCAATGAAAGCCGTACTGCCGTTAAACAGCACAGTTGCCGCCTCCGACGCATTTTTCCCATTTGCCGATGGCCTGGAAGTGGTAGCTCACGCAGGTGCTACAGCGGTGATTCAGCCTGGGGGTTCTGTACGGGACGCCGAGGTGATCGAGGCTGCGGACGGGTTGGGCGTGGCGATGGTGTTTACAGGTGTCAGGCACTTTCGCCATGGATAA
- a CDS encoding dihydroorotate dehydrogenase, translating to MRVTVAGVEFSSPVIAASGTFGYGIEFEEIVSLDRIGGFVTKGLSREPMAGNPTPRIIETAAGMMNAIGLQNMGVLAFIAEKLPRLRQIKGLVIIANVFGFTIEACVEVIQLLNDAPDIAMYELNASCPNTSHGGMVFGTDPPQLWELVARCKAAARRPLMVKLSPNVTDIGLMARVAADGGADAVSLVNTFVSLAIDVETRRPRIANITGGLSGPAIKPIAVRMVHEVSKNVTIPIVGMGGVVQAEDAVEFMMAGATAVQVGTASYADPRAVENIANGLKRWCIAHEVLQASSLTGSALL from the coding sequence ATGCGGGTGACCGTCGCCGGCGTCGAGTTTAGCTCGCCGGTGATTGCGGCAAGCGGAACCTTCGGATATGGAATCGAATTCGAGGAAATAGTTTCTCTGGATCGCATAGGAGGGTTCGTCACCAAAGGGCTTTCGCGCGAGCCGATGGCAGGAAACCCGACTCCGAGGATCATAGAGACCGCCGCCGGGATGATGAATGCGATTGGGTTACAGAACATGGGGGTTCTTGCATTTATCGCGGAAAAACTTCCCAGGCTGAGACAAATCAAAGGCTTGGTCATTATTGCGAATGTATTTGGGTTCACCATCGAGGCTTGTGTCGAGGTCATCCAACTCCTGAACGACGCCCCCGATATAGCGATGTATGAGCTGAATGCAAGTTGTCCCAATACCAGCCACGGAGGCATGGTCTTTGGGACCGATCCGCCGCAGCTTTGGGAGCTGGTGGCACGGTGCAAGGCAGCCGCTCGCAGGCCTTTGATGGTGAAGCTTTCGCCCAATGTGACCGACATTGGATTAATGGCTCGCGTCGCGGCGGACGGTGGTGCGGACGCGGTCTCACTCGTCAACACCTTCGTCTCCTTGGCGATCGATGTCGAGACCCGTCGACCTCGTATCGCCAACATCACCGGCGGACTCTCAGGACCTGCAATCAAGCCAATTGCCGTGCGGATGGTCCATGAGGTTTCAAAGAATGTGACGATTCCTATCGTCGGCATGGGAGGAGTTGTACAGGCCGAGGACGCGGTGGAGTTCATGATGGCAGGAGCGACCGCAGTACAGGTTGGGACTGCCAGCTACGCTGATCCACGCGCCGTCGAGAACATTGCGAATGGACTCAAACGTTGGTGTATCGCGCATGAGGTTCTGCAGGCAAGCTCGCTCACCGGTTCGGCTCTGCTCTGA
- the serS gene encoding serine--tRNA ligase: MIDLAFVRANLALVEEQLRNRGMDPAIALRNFVEIDRERREAITRVETLKAQRNKLTEEIAKLRREGVDTTAQTDQTRVLKSEAESLESAAAASDERLKEILQALPNLPQDSVPIGRSADDNREEKVWGAKTIFDFPAKPHWDLGEALGILDFGRAAKISGSRFVVQFGQGARLERALANFMIDLHTGEHGYTEVLPPYMVNSRSLFGTGQLPKFAEDLFHCDDKGGYQPGVYQENDHWLVPTAEVPVTNLFRDETLDESQLPISFCAYTPCFRSEAGSYGKDVRGMIRQHQFQKVELVKFVRPEDSNSEHERLTRHAETVLERLGLPYRRMLLCTGDMGFSAAKTYDLEVWLPGQQLYREISSCSNFETFQARRANIRYRSTKAKKSEFLHTLNGSGLAVGRTYLAILENYQQPDGTIRVPEVLVPYMNGDTVIGKQQGWS, from the coding sequence ATGATTGATCTTGCCTTTGTGCGGGCTAATTTGGCCCTTGTAGAAGAACAGTTGCGTAATCGGGGAATGGATCCCGCCATTGCACTCCGTAACTTTGTTGAAATCGACCGCGAGCGCCGCGAGGCTATCACTCGAGTGGAGACGCTGAAGGCCCAGCGAAACAAGTTAACGGAAGAGATTGCGAAGCTCAGGCGTGAAGGCGTAGATACAACTGCACAGACCGATCAGACACGCGTTCTGAAGTCCGAAGCGGAGTCGCTCGAGTCCGCCGCAGCGGCCTCCGACGAACGCTTGAAAGAGATACTGCAAGCCCTACCCAACTTACCCCAGGATAGCGTTCCCATTGGGAGATCGGCTGACGACAACCGCGAAGAGAAGGTCTGGGGTGCGAAAACAATCTTCGACTTCCCGGCAAAACCTCACTGGGACCTTGGCGAAGCGCTGGGCATTCTCGATTTTGGCCGCGCTGCCAAAATCTCAGGCTCCCGTTTTGTTGTCCAATTCGGCCAGGGAGCCAGGCTTGAACGCGCCCTCGCCAACTTTATGATCGACCTTCACACTGGCGAGCACGGCTATACCGAAGTCCTGCCACCGTACATGGTCAACTCTAGATCTCTATTTGGCACAGGCCAACTGCCCAAGTTTGCCGAAGATCTCTTCCATTGCGACGATAAAGGTGGCTACCAACCCGGGGTTTACCAGGAGAACGATCACTGGCTCGTTCCGACCGCTGAGGTTCCAGTCACAAACCTATTCCGCGATGAGACACTCGACGAATCGCAACTTCCAATATCCTTCTGCGCCTACACCCCTTGTTTCCGCTCCGAAGCAGGCTCCTACGGCAAGGATGTTCGTGGCATGATCCGCCAGCACCAGTTCCAGAAGGTTGAGTTGGTCAAGTTCGTACGTCCGGAAGACTCCAACTCCGAGCACGAACGGCTCACGCGCCACGCCGAGACCGTGCTTGAGCGCCTTGGCCTCCCCTATCGACGAATGCTGCTCTGCACAGGCGATATGGGCTTTTCTGCTGCCAAAACCTATGACCTCGAGGTGTGGTTGCCCGGTCAGCAGCTCTATCGCGAGATATCCTCGTGCTCCAACTTCGAAACCTTCCAAGCCCGCAGGGCAAATATCCGCTACCGCTCGACCAAAGCAAAGAAGAGCGAGTTCCTTCATACCCTCAACGGCAGCGGACTCGCTGTAGGACGCACCTACCTTGCGATTCTGGAGAACTATCAACAACCAGACGGCACCATAAGGGTCCCAGAGGTGTTGGTACCCTATATGAACGGCGACACGGTGATCGGCAAGCAGCAAGGCTGGAGCTAA